One genomic window of Chanos chanos chromosome 13, fChaCha1.1, whole genome shotgun sequence includes the following:
- the LOC115826463 gene encoding splicing factor U2AF 65 kDa subunit-like codes for MSDFEEFEKQLSENRQEREKERHRRRSRSGSPGRSEKHRSWSKDRGSRSREKRSRSRDRKSRDRRSSSRDHKKHSYSPRRTRKKRTCKYWDVPPPGFEHITPMQYKAMQAAGQIPTIALLATSTTSGVAVTPTQVPIVGSQMTRQARRLYVGNIPFGVTEESMAEFFNAQMRLAGLSQAPSNPVLAVQINQDKNFAFLEFRSVDETTQAMAFDGIIFQGQSLKIRRPHDYRPLPGISEQPAFHVPGVVSTVVPDSPHKLFIGGLPNYLNDDQVKELLTSFGPLKAFNLVKDSATSLSKGYAFCEYVDISATDQAVAGLNGMQLGDKKLIVQRASVGAKNANPSTIIETPVTLQVPGLQRLQNSGLPTEVLCLLNMVMPEELLDDEDYEEILEDIREECCKYGNVRSIEIPRPIDGVEVPGCGKIFVEYVSAADCQKAMQALTGRKFANRVVVTKYYDPDMYHRHEF; via the exons ATGTCCGATTTTGAGGAGTTCGAAAAGCAGCTGAGTGAAAATAGACAAG aaagagagaaggagaggcacAGGAGAAGAAGTCGCAGTGGGTCTCCAGGTCGCAGTGAGAAACATCGTAGCTGGAGCAAAGACAGGGGTAGTCGCAGCCGTGAGAAACGCAGCCGTAGCCGAGATCGCAAGAGTCGAGACAGGAGGAGCAGCTCCAGAGATCATAAAAAACACAG CTACTCTCCGCGAAGGACACGTAAGAAACGGACATGTAAATACTGGGATGTGCCTCCTCCAGGCTTTGAGCACATCACACCAATGCAGTATAAAGCTATGCAAG CTGCTGGCCAGATTCCCACCATAGCTCTTCTCGCAACATCCACGACCAGTGGGGTGGCAGTTACGCCCACACAAGTGCCCATTGTTGGCAGCCAGATGACCCGCCAGGCCCGACGCCTATATGTAGGCAATATTCCCTTTGGTGTGACTGAG GAGTCAATGGCAGAGTTCTTCAATGCTCAGATGCGTCTGGCTGGGCTTTCTCAAGCCCCTAGCAACCCTGTGCTGGCAGTGCAGATTAATCAGGATAAGAATTTTGCTTTTCTTGAG TTTCGGTCAGTGGATGAGACCACTCAAGCCATGGCATTTGATGGCATTATATTCCAGGGTCAGTCTCTGAAGATCAGACGCCCTCACGACTACCGTCCTCTGCCTGGAATCTCTGAGCAGCCTGCTTTTCATGTTCCAG GTGTTGTGTCTACAGTTGTCCCTGACTCACCGCATAAGCTGTTCATTGGCGGTCTACCCAACTATCTCAATGACGACCAG GTCAAGGAGCTTTTGACTTCGTTTGGACCTCTCAAAGCTTTCAACCTGGTCAAAGACAGTGCCACATCACTGTCCAAGGGGTATGCTTTCTGTGAGTACGTGGATATCAGTGCTACTGATCAG GCAGTAGCAGGACTTAATGGCATGCAACTGGGTGATAAAAAGCTCATCGTTCAGCGTGCCAGCGTAGGGGCAAAGAATGCCAATCCT TCGACCATTATAGAGACCCCGGTGACTCTGCAGGTGCCTGGACTCCAAAGACTGCAGAACTCCGGCCTGCCCACGGAGGTGCTGTGCCTCCTCAACATGGTGATGCCAGAGGAGCTGTTGGATGATGAAGACTACGAGGAGATCCTGGAGGACATCAGAGAGGAGTGCTGCAAATATGGCAACGTGCGCTCCATTGAAATCCCACGGCCCATTGATGGGGTGGAAGTGCCCGGGTGTGGCAAG ATCTTTGTGGAGTACGTGTCGGCGGCCGACTGTCAGAAGGCTATGCAGGCTTTGACAGGACGTAAGTTTGCCAACCGTGTGGTGGTCACTAAATACTACGACCCAGACATGTACCACAGACACGAGTTCTGA